The Pleuronectes platessa chromosome 23, fPlePla1.1, whole genome shotgun sequence genome contains a region encoding:
- the LOC128430172 gene encoding uncharacterized protein LOC128430172, producing MKAELQCRIHIRKLKMEEVELSVKRLKVRLDTECLEINNVFSEVKKVMETVLQRSLQPVEERKQSVEREGKGLLQRLKRETVKFQKTIAALEGNLDLQISLDEATDWNNTSVDTLERALCSSLPRILLSNVNSLRNKMDELHLLITTNRDFADYSVLCFTESGLTEDILVSDVELTGFQLLRADRDPILSGKARAGGICFYINHGWCSDVKVIKKSCSPELETFFIDCRPFYSPPECTSFILAGVYIHPQVNVHKAQCQVAEQIQGVRGRREHKSSTVIVLGDFNKANLSHKLPEYEQLVKCPTRGENTLDHCYSTIKTAYHAVSRAALGLSDHNLIHLIPASRQKLKLSKPAVLRSKNWSSREAVDELRDSLDNTDWETFRTASNSLEEYTNAVTSYISFCEDRCIPTQTWVSYNNDKPWFTAELKQRYLEKEAAFKSGDMDKFKLIKKSFVEKMKKAKQQYKKKLNQQLAAKPNSPKTLNLQTT from the exons ATGAAG GCTGAGCTACAGTGCAGAATTCATATTAGGAAACTCAAGATGGAAGAAGTGGAATTATCTGTGAAACGCTTGAAG GTTAGATTGGACACCGAGTGTCTGGAGATCAACAACGTCTTCTCCGAGGTGAAGAAAGTCATGGAGACCGTTCTGCAAAGATCTCTGCAGCCTGTGGAGGAGAG GAAACAAAGtgtagagagagaaggaaagggtctgcttcagaggctgaaaagagaaaCTGTCAAATTCCAGAAGACCATCGCTGCGTTGGAAGGAAACCTAGACCTTCAG ATCTCTCTGGATGAAGCCACGGATTGGAACAACACAAGTGTTGATACTTTGGAGAGAGCATTATGTTCTTCTCTACCGAGGATACTCCTCTCCAATGTCAACTCACTGAGAAACAAGATGGATGAACTGCACCTTCTCATCACGACAAATAGAGACTTTGCCGAttattctgttttgtgttttacggAATCGGGGCTGACCGAAGATATACTGGTCTCTGACGTAGAGCTGACCGGCTTTCAACTGTTACGTGCGGACCGCGACCCGATCCTCTCAGGCAAAGCGAGAGCTGGAGGGATTTGTTTCTATATAAACCAtggctggtgcagcgacgtgaaagtgattaaaaaatcCTGTTCTCCGGAactggaaacttttttcatcgactgcagaccgttctactctccccCTGAATGCACCTCTTTTATCCTGGCCGGAGTTTACATCCACCCACAAGTTAACGTGCACAAGGCTCAATGTCAAGTCGCTGAGCAGATACAAGGAgtgaggggaaggagagagcaCAAGTCTTCCACTGTCATTGTCCTCGGGGACTTTAATAAGGCCAACTTATCTCACAAACTCCCCGAATACGAACAGTTAGTCAAATGCCCGACTAGGGGGGAGAATACTCTGGACCACTGCTACAGCACCATCAAGACGGCGTATCATGCAGTTtcccgcgctgccctgggtctATCCGACCACAatctcattcacctgatcccggcttccagacagaaactcaaactttctaaacctgctgtgctgagatctaagaactggagcagcagagaagctgtggatgAGCTGCGTGACTCCCTGGACAACACAGACTGGGAAACTTTTAGAACTGCTTCTAACAGCCTGGAAGAATACACAAatgctgtgacgtcctacatcagcttctgtgaagacagaTGTATTCCGACACAGACCTGGGTGAGTTAcaacaacgacaagccctggttcacagcagaaCTCAAACAGCGTTATTTGGAGAAAGAGGcggccttcaagagtggggacatggataaGTTCAAACTGATTAAAAAGTCGTTTgttgagaagatgaagaaggcCAAACAACAGTATAAAAAGAAGCTGAACCAACAACTTGCTGCAAAACCAAATTCCCCCAAGACCTTAAACTTGCAAACGACCTGA
- the LOC128430167 gene encoding uncharacterized protein LOC128430167, which produces MSLQVCVCGWSKVTSYHGLRIHQGKMGCMQNGVMDPERRSYPRQTPPTGRPIQLSEPDNFIPPPIDHSPQTLTGHIHPAAAVITAAETREPFFQTPEPPPRHQTATNTYRPRRALEFSTGAEQTTPPTTAVHPTEEEEEEQREAEKLRMKAELQCRVHIRKLKMAELELSVKGLKVSLDTEWLEINNVFSEVKNVVKDAQQRALQPLKERKQSVKREGKDLLQRLKRETVKLQKTIAELDGNLDLQISLDEATDWNNTSVDTLEGGLCSPLPMILLSNVNSLSNKMDELRLLITTNRDFALSSFLCFTESWLTKDTPVSDVELTGFQLLRADCDPKRSGKKRGGGICFYINHGWCSDVTEILKSCSPDLETFFIDCRPFYSPHEFTSFILAGVYIHPKANVREAQRQLAEQIQGVKRRREHKTSTVIILGDFNKANLPQELHEYEQFVKCPTRGKKTLDHCYSTINKAYHAVSHAALGLSDHNLIHLIPASRQKPDVLRCQNWSSREAVDELRDSLDNTDWETFRTASNSLEEYTDAVTSYISFCEDRCIPTQTWVSYNNDKPWFTAELKQRYLEKEAAFKSGDMDEFKLIKNLFVEEMKKAKQQYKKKLNQQLAAKPNSPKTLNLQTT; this is translated from the exons ATGAGCctccaggtttgtgtgtgtggttggtccAAAGTGACGAGTTACCACGGCCTGAGGATCCACCAGGGGAAGATGGGATGCATGCAGAATGGAGTGATGGACCCAGAGAGGAGGAGTTACCCTCGTCAAACCCCCCCCACGGGACGTCCAATCCAGCTGAGCGAGCCTGATAACTTTATTCCT CCTCCCATCGACCATTCACCGCAGACACTCACCGGCCACATTCATCCAGCAGCTGCCGTCATCACCGCGGCCGAGACAAGAGAACCAT TTTTCCAGACTCCTGAGCCCCCCCCACGTCATCAAACCGCCACCAACACGTACCGACCTCGTCGAGCGCTCGAGTTCTCCACCGGCGCCGAGCAG ACGACGCCTCCAACGACCGCCGTCCAtccaacagaggaggaagaagaggagcagagggaggcggAAAAACTGCGCATGAAG GCTGAGCTACAGTGCAGAGTTCATATTAGGAAACTCAAGATGGCAGAATTGGAATTATCTGTGAAAGGCTTGAAG GTTAGCTTGGACACCGAGTGGCTGGAGATCAACAACGTCTTCTCCGAGGTGAAGAACGTCGTGAAGGACGCTCAGCAAAGAGctctgcagcctctgaaggagaG GAAACAAAGTgtaaagagagaaggaaaggatctgcttcagaggctgaaaagagaaaCTGTCAAACTCCAGAAGACCATCGCTGAGTTGGACGGAAACCTAGACCTTCAG ATCTCTCTGGATGAAGCCACGGATTGGAACAACACAAGTGTTGATACTTTGGAGGGAGGATTATGTTCTCCTCTACCGATGATACTCCTCTCGAATGTCAACTCACTGAGCAACAAGATGGATgaactgcgccttctcatcacgacaaatagagactttgctctttcttcttttttgtgttttacgGAATCGTGGCTGACCAAAGATACACCGGTCTCTGACGTAGagctgaccggctttcagctgttacgTGCAGACTGCGACCCGAAACGCTCAGGCAaaaagagaggtggagggatTTGTTTCTATATAAACCAtggctggtgcagcgacgtgaCAGAGATTTTAAAatcctgttctccggacctggaaaccTTTTTCATCGactgcagaccgttctactctccTCATGAATTCACCTCTTTTATTCTGGCCGGAGTTTACATTCATCCGAAAGCTAacgtgcgcgaggctcaacgacaactcgcAGAGCAGATACAAGGagtgaagagaaggagagagcacAAGACTTCCACTGTCATTAtccttggggactttaataaggcCAACTTACCTCAGGAACTCCACGAATACGAACAGTTTGTCAAATGCCCGACTAGGGGGAAGAAAACTCTGGACCACTGCTACAGCACCATCAACAAGGCGTATCATGCAGTTTCCCATGCTGCTCTGGGTCTATCCGACCACAatctcattcacctgatcccggcttcCAGACAGAAACCTGATGTGCTGAGATGTcagaactggagcagcagagaagctgtggatgAGCTGCGTGACTCCCTGGACAACACAGACTGGGAAACTTTTAGAACTGCTTCTAACAGCCTGGAAGAAtacacagatgctgtgacgtcctacatcagcttctgtgaagacagaTGTATTCCGACACAGACCTGGGTGAGTTAcaacaacgacaagccctggttcacagcagaaCTCAAACAGCGTTATTTGGAGAAAGAGGcggccttcaagagtggggacatggatgAGTTCAAACTGATTAAAAACTTGTTTgttgaggagatgaagaaggcCAAACAACAGTATAAAAAGAAGCTGAACCAACAACTTGCTGCAAAACCAAATTCCCCCAAGACCTTAAACTTGCAAACGACCTGA
- the LOC128430166 gene encoding uncharacterized protein LOC128430166 isoform X1 — protein MSFQVCVCGWSKVTSYHGLRTHQGKMGCTQRGVRIPERNAMTFMPQITFKQSPIYLNQPERNFFTWSVTTYQGRRIHQGKRGCIAKVVMVPERRSYPPLIPFTGRPIQLNEPMMTSTESVNNLKRENTEEESRETTERSSLGLRSLRLQSTILNMFAQTSSMEHPINLNEPNKPVMTSTESVFQTPEPPPRHQTATNTYRPRRALEFSTGADQTTPPTTAVHPREEEEEEQRKTEKLLMKAQQDNKRAELQQIIQIRKLKMAEVELSVKGLKVRLDTEWMEINNVFSEVKKVVEDARQRALQPVEERRQRVKREGKDLLQRLKRETEELEKTIAELDRNSDLQISLDEPGDWNKTSVDTLERGLRSPLPMIVLSNVHSLRNKMKELRHLITTKDFALSSVLCFTESWLTEATPDSAVELTDFQLLRADRDPILSRKKNGGGICFYINHGWCSDVEVILKSCSPDLETLFITCRPFYSPREFTSFILAGVYIPSKANVREAQRELAEQIQRVKRRREHKSSTVIVLGDFNKANLSHKLPEYKQLVKCPTRGEKTLDHCYSTISKAYHAVSHPALGRSDHVLIHLIPAYRQKLNISKPDVLRCQNWSSREAMEELRDCLENTHWDNCLDLKF, from the exons ATGAGCttccaggtttgtgtgtgtggttggtccAAAGTGACGAGTTACCACGGCCTGAGGACCCACCAGGGGAAGATGGGATGCACCCAGAGGGGAGTGAGGATCCCAGAGAGGAATGCAATGACCTTCATGCCTCAAATTACCTTCAAGCAAAGTCCAATCTATCTGAACCAGCCTGAGAGGAACTTCTTCACCTGGTCTG TGACGACCTATCAGGGCCGGAGGATCCACCAGGGGAAGAGGGGATGCATAGCGAAGGTAGTGATGGTCCCAGAGAGGAGGAGTTACCCTCCTCTGATTCCATTCACGGGACGTCCAATCCAGCTGAACGAGCCTATGATGACTTCTACAGAGTCTG TGAATAacctgaagagagagaacacagaggaggagagtcgGGAAACGACAGAGAGATCATCACTCGGACTGAGGAGCTTGAGGCTTCAGAGCACG ATACTGAACATGTTCGCTCAAACTTCCTCCATGGAACATCCAATCAATCTGAACGAGCCGAACAAGCCTGTGATGACTTCTACAGAGTCTG TTTTCCAGACTCCTGAGCCCCCCCCACGTCATCAAACCGCCACCAACACGTACCGACCTCGTCGAGCGCTCGAGTTCTCCACCGGCGCCGATCAG ACGACGCCTCCAACGACCGCCGTCCATccaagagaggaggaagaagaggagcagaggaagacgGAAAAACTGCTCATGAAG GCACAGCAAGACAACAAGAGGGCGGAGCTACAGCAGATAATTCAAATTAGGAAACTCAAGATGGCAGAAGTGGAATTATCTGTGAAAGGCTTGAAG GTTAGATTGGACACCGAGTGGATGGAGATCAACAACGTCTTCTCCGAGGTGAAGAAAGTCGTGGAGGACGCTCGGCAAAGAGCTCTGCAGCCTGTGGAGGAGAG GAGACAAAGGgtaaagagagaaggaaaggatctgcttcagaggctgaaaagagaaactgaagaACTCGAGAAGACCATCGCTGAGTTGGACAGAAACTCAGACCTTCAG ATCTCTCTGGATGAACCCGGGGATTGGAACAAGACAAGTGTTGATACTTTGGAGAGAGGATTACGTTCTCCTCTACCGATGATAGTCCTCTCCAATGTCCACTCACTGCGCAACAAGATGAAAGAACTGCGCCATCTCATCACGACAAAAGACTTTGCTCTttcttctgttttgtgttttacagaatcgtggctgaccgaaGCTACACCGGACTCTGCTGTAGAGCTGACCGACTTTCAGCTGTTACGTGCAGACCgcgacccgatcctctcacgcaaAAAAAATGGTGGAGGGATTTGTTTCTATATAAACCAtggctggtgcagcgacgtagaagtgattttaaaatcctgttctccggacctggaaactcttttcatcacctgcagaccgttctactctccccgtGAATTCACGTCTTTTATTCTGGCCGGAGTTTACATTCCATCAAAGGCTAacgtgcgcgaggctcaacgtgaactcgctgagcagatacaaagagtgaagagaaggagagagcacAAGTCTTCCACTGTCATTgtccttggggactttaataaggcCAACTTATCTCACAAACTCCCCGAATACAAACAGTTAGTCAAATGCCCGACTAGGGGGGAGAAGACTCTGGACCActgctacagcaccatcagcaaggcgTATCATGCAGTTTCCCATCCTGCTCTGGGTCGATCTGACCACGTTCTCATTCAtctgatcccggcttacagacagaaactcaacATTTCTAAACCTGATGTGCTGAGATGTcagaactggagcagcagagaagctatggaggagctgcgtgactgcctggagaacacacactggGACAACTGTTTGGATTTAAAATTTTAG
- the LOC128430166 gene encoding uncharacterized protein LOC128430166 isoform X2: MSFQVCVCGWSKVTSYHGLRTHQGKMGCTQRGVRIPERNAMTFMPQITFKQSPIYLNQPERNFFTWSVNNLKRENTEEESRETTERSSLGLRSLRLQSTILNMFAQTSSMEHPINLNEPNKPVMTSTESVFQTPEPPPRHQTATNTYRPRRALEFSTGADQTTPPTTAVHPREEEEEEQRKTEKLLMKAQQDNKRAELQQIIQIRKLKMAEVELSVKGLKVRLDTEWMEINNVFSEVKKVVEDARQRALQPVEERRQRVKREGKDLLQRLKRETEELEKTIAELDRNSDLQISLDEPGDWNKTSVDTLERGLRSPLPMIVLSNVHSLRNKMKELRHLITTKDFALSSVLCFTESWLTEATPDSAVELTDFQLLRADRDPILSRKKNGGGICFYINHGWCSDVEVILKSCSPDLETLFITCRPFYSPREFTSFILAGVYIPSKANVREAQRELAEQIQRVKRRREHKSSTVIVLGDFNKANLSHKLPEYKQLVKCPTRGEKTLDHCYSTISKAYHAVSHPALGRSDHVLIHLIPAYRQKLNISKPDVLRCQNWSSREAMEELRDCLENTHWDNCLDLKF; encoded by the exons ATGAGCttccaggtttgtgtgtgtggttggtccAAAGTGACGAGTTACCACGGCCTGAGGACCCACCAGGGGAAGATGGGATGCACCCAGAGGGGAGTGAGGATCCCAGAGAGGAATGCAATGACCTTCATGCCTCAAATTACCTTCAAGCAAAGTCCAATCTATCTGAACCAGCCTGAGAGGAACTTCTTCACCTGGTCTG TGAATAacctgaagagagagaacacagaggaggagagtcgGGAAACGACAGAGAGATCATCACTCGGACTGAGGAGCTTGAGGCTTCAGAGCACG ATACTGAACATGTTCGCTCAAACTTCCTCCATGGAACATCCAATCAATCTGAACGAGCCGAACAAGCCTGTGATGACTTCTACAGAGTCTG TTTTCCAGACTCCTGAGCCCCCCCCACGTCATCAAACCGCCACCAACACGTACCGACCTCGTCGAGCGCTCGAGTTCTCCACCGGCGCCGATCAG ACGACGCCTCCAACGACCGCCGTCCATccaagagaggaggaagaagaggagcagaggaagacgGAAAAACTGCTCATGAAG GCACAGCAAGACAACAAGAGGGCGGAGCTACAGCAGATAATTCAAATTAGGAAACTCAAGATGGCAGAAGTGGAATTATCTGTGAAAGGCTTGAAG GTTAGATTGGACACCGAGTGGATGGAGATCAACAACGTCTTCTCCGAGGTGAAGAAAGTCGTGGAGGACGCTCGGCAAAGAGCTCTGCAGCCTGTGGAGGAGAG GAGACAAAGGgtaaagagagaaggaaaggatctgcttcagaggctgaaaagagaaactgaagaACTCGAGAAGACCATCGCTGAGTTGGACAGAAACTCAGACCTTCAG ATCTCTCTGGATGAACCCGGGGATTGGAACAAGACAAGTGTTGATACTTTGGAGAGAGGATTACGTTCTCCTCTACCGATGATAGTCCTCTCCAATGTCCACTCACTGCGCAACAAGATGAAAGAACTGCGCCATCTCATCACGACAAAAGACTTTGCTCTttcttctgttttgtgttttacagaatcgtggctgaccgaaGCTACACCGGACTCTGCTGTAGAGCTGACCGACTTTCAGCTGTTACGTGCAGACCgcgacccgatcctctcacgcaaAAAAAATGGTGGAGGGATTTGTTTCTATATAAACCAtggctggtgcagcgacgtagaagtgattttaaaatcctgttctccggacctggaaactcttttcatcacctgcagaccgttctactctccccgtGAATTCACGTCTTTTATTCTGGCCGGAGTTTACATTCCATCAAAGGCTAacgtgcgcgaggctcaacgtgaactcgctgagcagatacaaagagtgaagagaaggagagagcacAAGTCTTCCACTGTCATTgtccttggggactttaataaggcCAACTTATCTCACAAACTCCCCGAATACAAACAGTTAGTCAAATGCCCGACTAGGGGGGAGAAGACTCTGGACCActgctacagcaccatcagcaaggcgTATCATGCAGTTTCCCATCCTGCTCTGGGTCGATCTGACCACGTTCTCATTCAtctgatcccggcttacagacagaaactcaacATTTCTAAACCTGATGTGCTGAGATGTcagaactggagcagcagagaagctatggaggagctgcgtgactgcctggagaacacacactggGACAACTGTTTGGATTTAAAATTTTAG